CGAAAAACAGCGCGGCTGACCCCGCCGCGCCCGCGACCGGGCCGCGCGCGCCACCCATGGCCTACCGGGGACGCTTTGCCCCCTCCCCCACGGGCGCACTGCACTTCGGCTCACTCGTCACGGCCGTTGCGAGCTGCGCCGACGCCCGCGCCCACGGCGGCGAGTGGTTGGTGCGGATCGAGGACCTGGACCGCCCCCGGGAGGCCCCGGGGGCAGCCGACGGCATCCTGCGCACCCTGCTCGCCTTGGGTCTGCGGTGGGATGGCGCACCCCTGTTTCAGAGCCGTCGCGCCGCCGCCTATGAGGAGGCGCTGGCGCGGCTCGGCGCACTTGGCCTGACCTATCCCTGCGCCTGCTCGCGGACCGAGATCGCGCGCAACGGCCGCCGCGGCAGCGTTGGCCCCATCTACCCCGGTACCTGCCGCCACGGACTCCCGCCCGGGCGGCAACCCCGCTCCATCCGCCTGCGCACCAGTCCCGCGCCGGTGCAGTTTCGCGACCGTATCCAAGGCGAACAGCGGCAG
The DNA window shown above is from Candidatus Thiodictyon syntrophicum and carries:
- the gluQRS gene encoding tRNA glutamyl-Q(34) synthetase GluQRS; translation: MAYRGRFAPSPTGALHFGSLVTAVASCADARAHGGEWLVRIEDLDRPREAPGAADGILRTLLALGLRWDGAPLFQSRRAAAYEEALARLGALGLTYPCACSRTEIARNGRRGSVGPIYPGTCRHGLPPGRQPRSIRLRTSPAPVQFRDRIQGEQRQDVAAVMGDFVLRRADGIHAYQLAVVVDDAWQGISQVVRGADLLASTPAQCLLQQALGLPTPTYAHVPLAVDAAGRKLSKSLASAPVDPADPMPALRRAWAWLGQTPGPTPTSPADFWRHATRAWRIERVPALTRACIAPDP